One Candidatus Poribacteria bacterium DNA window includes the following coding sequences:
- a CDS encoding Gfo/Idh/MocA family oxidoreductase, which translates to MNLKWGVLGAGSVAQRRAMPAIKKADGAELHALLSRDATRAERLAQEHGATHAYTTVEALLADEVLDAIYVSTPVHLHCEQVIAAAERGLHVLCDKPMALTPQECTEMIAACETNGVHLQVCFLFRFHSCFQQIRTWVDAGRFGTIVHGRMPFLKQYQLMPDEWRAQPEKGGGGCFMDLGPHSVDLLRYLIGEVNAVSAFYNTTTQDTAVEETGGIFMRFDNGAQAFTDLSFSVPSCDIVLELYGTEGTTWIYNDDGWKIKTYFDGEQQLISSQYEDLYQYQFEHFAACVHEGIAPITTGNDGLRANEILAAAYRAGETGQLVPCPAT; encoded by the coding sequence ATGAACTTAAAATGGGGTGTATTAGGCGCAGGCAGTGTCGCACAACGTAGAGCAATGCCAGCGATTAAAAAAGCAGACGGGGCAGAACTCCACGCCTTGCTTTCACGCGACGCGACACGGGCAGAACGATTGGCACAGGAACACGGCGCAACCCATGCCTACACCACCGTCGAGGCACTCCTTGCAGATGAGGTGCTTGACGCAATCTACGTCTCAACACCCGTTCACCTACACTGTGAGCAGGTCATCGCCGCCGCCGAACGCGGGTTGCATGTGCTTTGCGATAAACCGATGGCACTCACACCACAAGAATGTACAGAAATGATCGCTGCCTGCGAAACAAACGGGGTCCACCTGCAAGTCTGCTTCCTCTTCCGATTTCACTCCTGTTTCCAACAGATCCGAACGTGGGTGGACGCGGGACGTTTCGGCACCATCGTCCATGGACGTATGCCATTTCTCAAACAGTACCAACTCATGCCAGACGAATGGCGCGCCCAACCCGAAAAGGGGGGCGGCGGATGCTTCATGGATCTCGGTCCGCATAGTGTGGATCTCCTCCGCTACCTCATCGGTGAGGTGAATGCCGTCAGCGCGTTTTACAACACCACGACCCAAGACACTGCTGTCGAAGAAACAGGTGGTATCTTCATGCGCTTCGATAACGGTGCGCAAGCTTTCACGGACCTCAGTTTTTCTGTGCCCAGCTGCGATATTGTTTTAGAACTCTACGGTACAGAAGGCACAACCTGGATCTACAACGACGACGGTTGGAAAATCAAAACCTACTTTGACGGCGAACAGCAATTAATTTCCTCACAATACGAGGATCTATATCAATATCAATTTGAGCATTTCGCAGCATGTGTACACGAAGGGATCGCACCCATCACAACCGGAAATGATGGCTTGAGAGCAAACGAGATTCTTGCCGCCGCATATCGCGCAGGTGAAACAGGACAGTTGGTTCCGTGTCCCGCTACATAG
- the rpsU gene encoding 30S ribosomal protein S21, translated as MVQVEVSVDSGEAFDRALARFKKMCGKAGIVTEIKKRSFYEKPSEKRRRIEMKRQRKVKPRRMGGERPQFYNSGGGGNSR; from the coding sequence ATGGTTCAAGTAGAAGTAAGTGTCGATTCAGGTGAGGCGTTTGATCGCGCCCTGGCACGCTTTAAGAAGATGTGCGGAAAAGCTGGTATCGTCACAGAAATAAAAAAACGGAGTTTCTACGAGAAACCGAGCGAGAAACGACGCAGAATTGAAATGAAGCGGCAGCGGAAGGTGAAACCCCGTAGAATGGGCGGTGAACGTCCACAGTTTTACAATAGTGGCGGTGGTGGTAACAGTCGGTAA
- a CDS encoding class I SAM-dependent methyltransferase, translated as MISRIKRKLRQNPFLSYLIGCPYPAPRWHRCVRKLLQRLGPDARILDLGAGNRRRAPNVINLEIETTPEVDIVADGHFLPFSDRTFDAVISEAVLEHVRAPNLIVAEIHRVLKPGGYICLAVPFLQGYHASPHDYQRWTVPGIVHLCAAFSELESGPCAGPTTALHWIFREYIGLVCSFGSLLLAKAISLIVGWLTFPILLLDVPLSLHKDAHILASAVYFVGRKP; from the coding sequence TTGATTTCACGCATAAAACGCAAACTTCGACAAAACCCGTTCTTATCTTACCTCATCGGATGCCCGTATCCCGCCCCTCGATGGCATCGATGTGTCAGAAAACTGCTCCAGCGGCTCGGTCCCGACGCGAGAATCTTGGATCTCGGTGCCGGTAACCGTCGCCGCGCCCCAAACGTCATCAACCTCGAAATCGAGACAACGCCTGAAGTCGATATTGTCGCCGATGGGCACTTTTTGCCATTCAGCGACCGGACCTTCGATGCGGTGATCTCTGAAGCCGTCCTTGAACACGTCCGAGCGCCGAATCTCATTGTCGCGGAGATCCATCGTGTACTGAAACCTGGTGGTTATATTTGCCTCGCTGTCCCATTCTTACAAGGCTACCACGCTTCTCCTCACGATTATCAACGGTGGACAGTCCCCGGCATTGTTCACCTCTGTGCCGCCTTCTCCGAGCTTGAGAGTGGTCCCTGCGCCGGTCCGACGACCGCTTTACACTGGATCTTCCGAGAATACATCGGACTCGTCTGTTCGTTCGGTAGCCTTCTCCTCGCGAAAGCAATCTCTCTTATTGTCGGATGGCTGACATTTCCAATCCTACTCTTAGATGTGCCACTCTCCCTACATAAAGATGCCCATATTTTGGCATCAGCCGTCTATTTCGTCGGAAGAAAGCCGTAA
- a CDS encoding sulfite exporter TauE/SafE family protein has protein sequence MLYSPHQEGGSTIYEIIILCFGAWLTGVSKAGFGGGIGMIVVPMFTHFRSARNVIGLMLPLLFSTDIFSLSHYWKRWHRQSVTRLILGSLLGITVASLILKDISDVHLKKVIGGIASLFAILEFLRPYWQPLLGNSGKSVQTALQFKTWQGLLAGIFAGAFSTLAHMGGLVVVMYLLPQRLGNNAFVATTTATYFLLNFIKIPFYLQLQLFSFEILIEALALLPFIGLGVLTGISLNDRVPELLFSRIVLFFLFATGVHLLLSN, from the coding sequence CTGCTATACTCACCGCACCAAGAAGGAGGCAGCACCATCTACGAAATCATCATTCTCTGCTTCGGAGCATGGCTCACCGGAGTCAGTAAAGCCGGTTTCGGCGGTGGCATTGGAATGATCGTTGTCCCAATGTTCACGCATTTCCGTAGTGCTCGAAACGTCATCGGATTGATGCTTCCGCTCCTGTTCTCAACAGACATCTTCTCGCTTTCCCATTATTGGAAGCGGTGGCATCGCCAAAGTGTCACACGACTGATCCTCGGTTCCCTACTCGGTATCACCGTCGCCAGCCTGATTTTGAAGGACATTTCTGATGTCCATCTAAAAAAGGTCATCGGTGGTATCGCCAGTCTATTTGCGATATTAGAGTTCCTGCGTCCCTATTGGCAACCACTGCTCGGAAATTCCGGGAAATCCGTCCAAACAGCACTCCAATTCAAAACGTGGCAAGGGCTGCTTGCGGGGATATTCGCTGGAGCATTCTCAACCCTCGCACACATGGGCGGACTCGTCGTCGTCATGTACCTCCTCCCACAACGCTTGGGTAACAACGCCTTCGTTGCAACCACAACCGCCACCTATTTTTTACTCAACTTCATCAAAATTCCGTTCTATCTCCAGTTGCAACTGTTCTCTTTCGAGATTCTAATTGAAGCACTCGCGCTGCTTCCGTTCATCGGATTAGGGGTGCTAACAGGAATCTCGCTCAACGATCGCGTGCCGGAACTCCTCTTTTCAAGAATTGTCCTTTTCTTCCTCTTCGCGACCGGTGTGCATCTCCTGTTGAGTAATTAG